A window from Anomaloglossus baeobatrachus isolate aAnoBae1 unplaced genomic scaffold, aAnoBae1.hap1 Scaffold_414, whole genome shotgun sequence encodes these proteins:
- the LOC142277929 gene encoding uncharacterized protein LOC142277929, whose translation MSFTTLSFNEEETSSILSKVTTSGTFLTIPAEETRSRDYEKVYRKLTAFELHSITLAEYFKTKRIPRGLRVPLRSTLFSDNPTFCNKFEGILNKCSLDIIILTIDYLQQEITDTTNQIRSIEEQLTNTLPTAEWNNIKTRTQETITEFRKTLQDRKRSKFIRDQEDYLRDRVYKWRFSDSYDKRQTYQSSYQSSTSSDSDQSHSRGASFLGPRRPPKEKRGGGRGNPGTSHKITTRSQAP comes from the coding sequence ATGTCTTTTACTACATTATCTTTCAACGAGGAGGAGACCTCATCTATTCTATCTAAAGTCACCACCTCTGGTACCTTTCTGACCATCCCAGCAGAGGAAACAAGATCCAGGGACTACGAGAAGGTCTATAGAAAATTAACGGCATTTGAACTGCATTCTATTACGCTAGCTGAATATTTTAAGACGAAGAGGATTCCCCGAGGTCTTAGGGTCCCACTTCGATCTACATTATTTTCTGATAATCCAACGTTCTGTAATAAATTCGAAGGGATCCTCAACAAATGTTCATTGGACATCATTATACTTACCATCGACTATCTGCAGCAAGAGATCACGGACACTACCAATCAGATACGCAGCATTGAGGAGCAATTAACCAATACTCTTCCTACAGCAGAGTGGAATAATATTAAGACTCGAACTCAGGAGACCATCACAGAGTTTAGAAAAACATTACAGGATCGAAAAAGGTCTAAGTTCATCAGGGACCAGGAGGACTATCTAAGGGACCGTGTATATAAGTGGCGTTTCTCTGATTCTTATGACAAACGGCAAACTTATCAGTCATCCTACCAGAGCTCTACCAGCTCGGACAGTGACCAGAGCCACTCACGAGGGGCATCTTTTTTAGGACCCCGCCGTCCCCCAAAAGAAaaacgaggagggggaagaggaaatCCCGGGACCTCACACAAGATCACGACTCGGTCACAG